The sequence below is a genomic window from Kitasatospora kifunensis.
GCCACCTCGGCGGGTTCCAGGGCGGTGGCGCCCATCAGCGCCTCGCCCACCGCGCCCGCCTCCTCGAGGATCTTGGTGCGCACGCCCTGCGGGCAGAGCGCGTGCACCTTGACGCCCCGGTGCCGGTAGGTGGCGCTGAGCCACTCGGCGAAGGCCAGCGCGCCGTGCTTGGAGACCGAGTAGGGCGCCGAGCCGAGCATGGTGAGCAGTCCGGCGGCCGAGACGGTGGCGACGAACCGCCCCTCGCCGCGCTCCAGCCACTCGGGCAGCAGCAGTTCGGCGGCGCGCACGTGGGCCATCACGTTGACCTCCCAGGCCGTGCTCCACGCGGCCTCGGGCGCGTCCGCGCCACCGCTGGTGCCCACCCCGGCGTTCGCGCAGTAGACGTCGATCCCGCCCAACTCGGCCCGGGCCGCCTCGATCAGCGCCGCGACGCCCTCGCGG
It includes:
- a CDS encoding SDR family oxidoreductase, which translates into the protein MSPLSAQRCVVTGAGRGIGAALAEALAEQGAQVVVNDLDAEAAAETAARIGAVAVPGDAASREGVAALIEAARAELGGIDVYCANAGVGTSGGADAPEAAWSTAWEVNVMAHVRAAELLLPEWLERGEGRFVATVSAAGLLTMLGSAPYSVSKHGALAFAEWLSATYRHRGVKVHALCPQGVRTKILEEAGAVGEALMGATALEPAEVARDVLRAIEQERFLILPHPEVAGYYAHRASDPDGWLGAMNHLQRKIVEGRA